One genomic window of Staphylococcus hsinchuensis includes the following:
- a CDS encoding YtxH domain-containing protein has protein sequence MRTAQIILGVTAGLATGLGVAMMNRDNKQDADRQLKVKRPAGAESEFTREIDTIKQNINDIMNYVNQIKTEGTEFGNSIGDEVKTMIGDFKSDIDPNINRLQSHVENLQNRGEEISNTFQKDK, from the coding sequence ATGAGAACAGCTCAAATTATATTAGGTGTGACTGCAGGTTTAGCAACTGGTCTTGGCGTTGCAATGATGAACCGTGACAATAAACAAGATGCTGATCGCCAATTAAAAGTAAAACGTCCTGCTGGCGCTGAATCAGAATTCACAAGAGAAATTGATACGATTAAACAAAATATCAACGATATTATGAATTACGTAAATCAAATAAAAACTGAAGGTACTGAGTTCGGTAACTCTATCGGTGACGAAGTTAAGACAATGATTGGTGATTTCAAATCGGATATCGATCCAAATATTAACCGTCTACAATCTCATGTTGAAAATCTTCAAAACCGTGGTGAAGAAATTAGTAATACTTTCCAAAAAGATAAGTAA
- the ecsA gene encoding ABC transporter ATP-binding protein EcsA: protein MTVKVEQLTGGYGKKPIIKNINFELKKGEIVGLIGLNGAGKSTTIKHMLGLLTPMEGELTISDVNIKQDVETYRRKLSYIPESPVIYEELTLKEHIYMTAMAYDINREEAMKRAEPLLKTFRLENELNIFPSHFSKGMKQKVMIICAFIVDPELYIIDEPFLGLDPLGIQSMLNLMVEKKKEDRTVLMSTHILATAERYCDRFIIMDKGEIVAFGDLDELRTQTGLHDKTLDEIYIHVTQGGQA from the coding sequence ATGACAGTGAAAGTTGAGCAACTAACAGGTGGTTATGGTAAAAAACCTATTATTAAAAATATCAATTTTGAACTCAAAAAAGGAGAAATCGTAGGACTCATTGGATTAAATGGAGCCGGTAAAAGTACAACAATAAAACATATGCTCGGTTTACTCACGCCAATGGAAGGTGAGTTGACGATTTCCGATGTTAATATAAAACAAGATGTTGAAACGTATAGAAGAAAGTTATCATATATTCCAGAATCGCCAGTGATTTATGAAGAATTAACTTTGAAAGAACATATTTACATGACAGCAATGGCTTATGATATAAACAGAGAGGAAGCTATGAAACGTGCTGAACCATTACTTAAAACCTTCCGTTTAGAAAATGAATTGAACATTTTCCCAAGTCATTTTTCTAAAGGTATGAAACAAAAGGTAATGATCATTTGTGCATTTATCGTAGATCCTGAACTATACATTATTGATGAGCCTTTCTTAGGCTTAGATCCACTAGGTATTCAATCGATGTTAAATTTAATGGTAGAAAAGAAAAAAGAAGATAGAACTGTATTAATGAGTACGCATATACTTGCAACAGCTGAACGATATTGTGATCGATTTATTATTATGGATAAAGGTGAGATAGTGGCGTTCGGTGATTTAGATGAGTTGCGCACACAAACAGGATTACATGACAAAACATTAGATGAAATTTATATTCATGTTACGCAAGGTGGCCAAGCATAA
- the chrA gene encoding chromate efflux transporter: MYKYIQIFLVALKLGCISFGGPTAHLGYFYDEYVKKRKWLNEKEYSDLVALCQFLPGPASSQVGIGIGTIRGGLVGGILSFLAFTMPSVVILIIFAVVMNGTDMSTSWIQGLKLVAVAVVAQAILGMSKKLTNTKSKILLALFVLAITLLVHHILIQIVALTLTGLYGLIFLRKSDHPATYSKQIRIPKLFGVISISLYFALLIILPIFRTIFQNVWIIMFDSFYRAGALVFGGGHVVLPLLEKEFVPAGLISKDDFIAGYAAAQGVPGPLFTFASYIGTNIEGIVGGVVATIAIFLPAFLLLFGILPFWEDIKSNKYIDGFLTGISAGVVGILIAAFYSPIWISTIKGELDFVLASVMFVLLMHFKWPSWSIVLIGIAIGVILY; the protein is encoded by the coding sequence ATGTACAAATACATACAAATCTTTTTAGTAGCGCTTAAGCTCGGATGTATTTCTTTTGGCGGACCTACAGCACATTTAGGATATTTTTATGATGAATATGTAAAAAAGAGGAAATGGTTAAACGAAAAAGAATATTCAGACCTGGTGGCTTTATGTCAATTTTTACCGGGGCCCGCGAGTAGTCAAGTTGGTATAGGTATCGGTACTATAAGGGGAGGTTTAGTAGGTGGGATATTATCATTTCTTGCTTTTACGATGCCCTCGGTAGTCATACTTATTATTTTTGCAGTGGTAATGAATGGTACTGATATGAGTACATCTTGGATACAAGGTTTGAAGTTAGTTGCGGTTGCTGTTGTGGCTCAAGCAATTTTAGGTATGAGTAAAAAATTAACAAATACAAAATCAAAAATTTTACTCGCTTTGTTTGTATTAGCAATTACTTTATTAGTGCATCACATACTTATACAAATTGTAGCGTTAACTTTAACAGGATTATATGGATTAATCTTTTTAAGAAAAAGTGATCATCCAGCGACATATTCTAAACAAATTCGCATTCCAAAATTGTTCGGTGTTATATCAATAAGTTTGTATTTTGCTTTATTAATTATTCTACCTATTTTTCGCACAATATTCCAAAACGTGTGGATCATCATGTTCGATAGTTTTTATCGTGCAGGCGCACTCGTTTTTGGGGGAGGGCATGTTGTTTTACCTTTATTAGAAAAGGAATTTGTGCCGGCTGGGTTAATTTCTAAAGATGATTTTATAGCTGGTTATGCTGCGGCCCAAGGTGTTCCAGGACCATTATTTACTTTTGCATCATATATCGGTACTAATATAGAAGGTATTGTCGGTGGTGTCGTAGCAACTATTGCGATTTTCTTACCCGCATTTCTATTGCTATTTGGCATTCTACCTTTTTGGGAAGATATCAAGTCCAATAAATATATTGATGGTTTCTTAACTGGTATCAGTGCTGGTGTGGTAGGGATTTTAATAGCTGCGTTCTATTCACCAATATGGATTTCAACAATAAAAGGGGAACTGGATTTTGTTTTAGCTAGTGTAATGTTTGTTTTGTTGATGCATTTTAAATGGCCATCTTGGTCAATTGTACTCATTGGTATAGCAATAGGGGTTATTTTATATTAA
- a CDS encoding signal transduction protein TRAP gives MKLYVSYGTFGYLNQIRINNPDHELLQFSASDSSVIIEETDTTTALKQPIEYDILQSEGELNEDHFYSVIFVPTTDDHAYQLEKKLMNVTADFQQFAGYRSYRLLKPNQGLTYKVYFGFNKRADYEDFKSSTVFNDNFAKTALSQFFGASGQHSSYFERYLYPIEH, from the coding sequence ATGAAACTATATGTTTCTTATGGTACCTTTGGTTATTTGAATCAGATAAGAATCAATAACCCAGACCATGAATTACTACAATTTTCAGCTTCAGATTCTTCAGTAATTATTGAAGAAACTGATACTACAACAGCTTTAAAACAACCTATTGAATATGACATCTTACAATCAGAAGGTGAATTAAACGAAGACCATTTCTATTCTGTCATCTTCGTCCCTACTACTGATGACCATGCATATCAATTAGAGAAGAAATTAATGAATGTAACAGCTGATTTCCAACAATTTGCGGGTTATCGTAGTTATCGTTTATTAAAACCTAACCAAGGTTTAACATATAAGGTTTACTTTGGTTTTAACAAAAGAGCCGACTATGAAGACTTTAAATCATCAACAGTATTTAATGACAATTTTGCTAAGACGGCATTAAGTCAATTTTTCGGTGCAAGCGGGCAACATTCAAGTTATTTCGAAAGATATTTATATCCAATCGAACATTAA
- a CDS encoding DUF3267 domain-containing protein gives MYLCSRQVDINARFGLPRIAFLSFATTIISFLIAYEILYFFSDTKSTDQHFILFLIAVFLLYPFHKFIHLVFLSPYYKHFKSYKLSKNSNVPFYNVYVNTPVNKYYFCFALLTPLFVITALCIYATFLFTAYGHYFMFLIALNLGYSIMDLLYIKVIILSNEGTHIEEHQTGINILSKVNSKQHALHK, from the coding sequence ATGTATCTTTGTTCTCGTCAGGTCGATATTAACGCACGATTCGGGTTGCCTAGAATTGCATTTCTCAGTTTTGCTACTACTATAATTTCATTTTTAATCGCATATGAAATTCTATACTTCTTTTCAGATACGAAATCAACGGATCAACATTTCATATTATTTTTAATTGCAGTATTTTTGTTATATCCATTTCATAAATTTATACATTTAGTATTTCTAAGTCCATATTATAAACATTTCAAATCATACAAATTATCGAAAAATTCCAATGTGCCCTTTTATAATGTTTACGTGAATACACCAGTGAATAAATACTATTTTTGTTTTGCATTACTAACACCATTATTCGTAATCACTGCTTTATGTATCTATGCAACTTTTTTATTCACGGCTTACGGTCACTATTTTATGTTTTTAATCGCATTAAATTTAGGTTATTCAATAATGGATTTACTATATATAAAGGTTATCATCCTTTCTAATGAAGGTACACATATTGAAGAACATCAAACAGGCATCAATATTTTAAGTAAAGTGAATTCCAAGCAACACGCATTACACAAATAA
- the ecsB gene encoding ABC transporter permease EcsB, which yields MSSLDAKQLFNERRQAINKEKRYYNKFIFNGHFSVFIVIMLGAFIMGYGGWLKHIPKGINYALIASLVLAITSMFPLRTLLKDADRLFLLPFEKHMSDYMKSSLIYSYFLRLPIQIIMIIVLFPLFYVINGKSYGFYIMFAILALILPYLGLLLKWQWYRYRLETWSLYLLLFIIFTSGYFVVLGPKNISGLSTILLLIGLILILKKINIKQLFPWERMIKSEQQHHMNYYKFVNMFTDVKHLKETAVRRSYLDPILRTPSTKKFNENHMYLYLFTRSFARGKDAFHIILRLVVIALILMIWLQQPIVTLVIGGLFMYIILLQMAQFYTQQAYGLWPQVWPVSDTKVIKGYHQFLLRLMVILGILFTIVYAIVNPIYAYGGIVFFIVGWLTIRSVIKKLQYQETLLRD from the coding sequence ATGAGTAGTCTGGATGCAAAGCAGTTATTTAACGAACGTCGTCAGGCCATCAATAAAGAAAAACGCTACTATAATAAGTTTATATTTAATGGTCATTTTTCTGTTTTTATCGTTATTATGCTAGGTGCTTTTATAATGGGATACGGTGGCTGGTTAAAGCATATCCCGAAAGGTATTAATTATGCGTTAATTGCGAGTTTAGTGTTAGCAATTACTTCAATGTTTCCATTACGTACATTACTTAAAGATGCAGACCGTCTATTCTTATTACCATTTGAAAAACATATGTCAGATTATATGAAATCTAGTTTGATTTATAGTTATTTTTTAAGGCTGCCTATCCAAATCATAATGATTATCGTATTGTTTCCATTGTTTTATGTAATCAATGGTAAATCGTATGGTTTCTATATCATGTTTGCGATATTAGCATTAATCTTGCCATATTTAGGTTTATTACTTAAATGGCAATGGTATCGTTATAGACTTGAAACTTGGTCTTTATATTTATTATTATTCATTATCTTTACATCAGGGTATTTTGTAGTGTTGGGACCTAAAAATATTTCAGGTTTAAGTACGATTTTACTACTGATAGGATTAATTTTAATATTGAAAAAGATTAATATAAAACAGTTATTCCCATGGGAACGTATGATTAAATCTGAACAACAGCACCATATGAATTACTACAAATTTGTAAATATGTTCACTGATGTTAAACATTTAAAAGAAACAGCAGTCCGCAGAAGTTATTTGGATCCTATATTACGCACACCAAGTACGAAGAAATTTAATGAGAATCACATGTACTTATATTTATTTACAAGAAGTTTTGCAAGAGGTAAGGATGCCTTTCACATTATATTAAGGCTCGTTGTGATTGCATTGATCTTAATGATATGGTTACAACAACCTATTGTTACATTAGTGATTGGCGGATTGTTTATGTATATTATCTTATTACAGATGGCACAATTTTATACGCAACAAGCTTACGGTTTATGGCCTCAAGTTTGGCCTGTTAGCGATACGAAAGTGATTAAAGGTTACCACCAATTTTTATTACGATTAATGGTAATTTTAGGTATATTATTCACTATTGTTTATGCGATTGTAAATCCTATCTATGCATATGGAGGTATAGTGTTCTTTATCGTAGGATGGTTAACTATAAGAAGCGTGATTAAAAAGTTACAGTACCAAGAAACGTTATTGAGAGACTAA
- the hemE gene encoding uroporphyrinogen decarboxylase, with the protein MHSKNNTILKMIQGEEVSHTPVWFMRQAGRSQPEYRKLKEKYSLFEITHQPELCAYVTHLPVDNYNTDAAVLYKDIMTPLKPIGVDVDIKSGIGPVIQNPIKNIQDVEKLGKIDPQRDVPYVLDTIKLLTEEKLNVPLIGFTGAPFTLASYMIEGGPSKNYNHTKAMMYSDEATWFALMDHLVEMSITYVNAQIKAGAELIQIFDSWVGALNVEDYRYYIKPSMNKLINGIKAQHDVPVILFGVGASHLINEWNDLPIDVLGLDWRYTIQDAHDLDITKTLQGNLDPSLLLAPWNVIEERLKPILDEGVAHGKHIFNLGHGVFPEVKPETLRKITEFVHNYTQR; encoded by the coding sequence GTGCATAGCAAAAACAATACAATTTTAAAGATGATTCAGGGAGAGGAAGTTTCACATACGCCTGTATGGTTTATGCGACAAGCAGGACGCTCTCAACCTGAATATAGAAAGTTAAAAGAAAAATATTCATTATTTGAAATTACGCATCAACCAGAGTTATGTGCATATGTGACACATCTTCCTGTAGATAATTACAATACAGATGCTGCAGTATTATATAAAGATATCATGACACCACTAAAACCTATTGGTGTAGACGTAGATATTAAATCAGGTATTGGCCCCGTTATTCAAAATCCTATTAAAAATATTCAAGATGTAGAGAAATTAGGGAAAATTGATCCTCAAAGAGATGTTCCTTATGTACTAGATACAATTAAGTTACTTACAGAAGAAAAATTAAACGTACCATTAATAGGATTTACAGGCGCACCATTTACTCTAGCGAGTTATATGATAGAAGGTGGCCCATCAAAAAATTACAATCATACAAAGGCTATGATGTACAGCGATGAAGCAACTTGGTTTGCATTGATGGATCATTTAGTTGAAATGTCTATCACATACGTTAACGCACAAATCAAAGCAGGTGCAGAGTTAATCCAAATCTTCGACTCATGGGTAGGGGCACTTAATGTTGAAGACTACAGATATTATATTAAGCCGTCTATGAATAAACTGATCAATGGAATTAAAGCGCAACATGATGTACCTGTTATCTTGTTTGGTGTGGGTGCAAGCCATTTAATCAATGAATGGAACGATTTACCTATCGATGTATTAGGTTTGGATTGGAGATATACAATTCAAGATGCACACGATTTAGACATCACTAAAACATTACAAGGTAATTTAGATCCGTCATTACTACTCGCACCATGGAATGTTATTGAAGAAAGATTAAAACCTATCTTAGATGAAGGTGTAGCTCATGGGAAACACATTTTCAATTTAGGCCATGGTGTATTCCCAGAAGTTAAACCTGAGACGTTAAGAAAGATTACTGAGTTTGTGCATAACTATACACAAAGATAA
- a CDS encoding HIT family protein translates to MSETIFSKIIDGEIPSHKVYEDEYVYAFLDISQVTKGHTLLVPKKPSANIFETDEATMQHIGAALPKVANAIKKAFNPDGLNIIQNNGEFADQSVFHLHFHLLPRYENDTDGFGYHWETHEDTIDDDMKAQLAKEIANQFN, encoded by the coding sequence ATGTCAGAAACTATCTTTAGCAAAATTATTGACGGTGAAATTCCAAGTCATAAAGTATATGAAGATGAATACGTATATGCATTTCTAGATATCTCACAAGTTACTAAAGGACATACATTACTTGTTCCGAAGAAACCATCTGCGAATATATTTGAAACCGATGAAGCAACGATGCAACATATTGGTGCTGCACTTCCAAAAGTTGCAAATGCGATTAAAAAAGCATTTAATCCTGATGGTTTAAATATTATACAAAATAATGGCGAGTTCGCCGATCAATCTGTCTTCCATCTTCATTTCCATTTATTACCAAGATATGAGAACGACACAGACGGTTTTGGCTATCATTGGGAAACACATGAAGATACGATCGATGATGATATGAAAGCTCAACTTGCAAAAGAAATTGCTAACCAATTCAACTAA
- the hemH gene encoding ferrochelatase has protein sequence MKKRIGLLVMAYGTPYKESDIEAYYTDIRHGKKPSTEEIEDLKARYEFIGGLSPLARITNNQANALCEALNETYSDVEFKLYIGLKHIHPFIEDAVQSMHEDGITEAVTVVLAPHYSSFSVGSYDTRAEQEADKYGITLTHVQHYYHQPQFIQYWSEKINETLSQIPQEEHDDTVLVVSAHSLPKGLIERNNDPYPTELHETAQLLEQNTHIKHVAEGWQSEGNTGTPWLGPDVQYLTKSLYEQHGYKHFIYTPVGFVCEHLEVLYDNDYECKVVCDEIGANYYRPVMPNTDPLFIGAIVEEIKSVY, from the coding sequence ATGAAAAAGCGCATAGGCTTATTAGTTATGGCATACGGTACGCCGTATAAAGAAAGTGATATAGAAGCATATTACACAGATATTAGACATGGTAAGAAACCATCAACTGAAGAAATTGAAGATTTGAAAGCACGTTATGAATTTATAGGGGGACTTTCTCCTTTAGCTCGAATTACTAATAATCAAGCAAATGCATTATGTGAAGCCTTAAATGAAACATATTCAGATGTTGAATTTAAACTTTACATTGGTCTAAAACATATCCATCCATTTATCGAAGATGCCGTACAATCTATGCATGAAGATGGTATTACAGAAGCGGTAACAGTAGTACTCGCTCCACATTATTCTAGCTTTTCAGTAGGATCTTATGATACGCGTGCCGAACAAGAAGCTGACAAATATGGTATAACATTAACGCACGTTCAACATTATTATCACCAACCTCAATTTATACAATACTGGTCAGAGAAAATTAATGAAACGTTAAGTCAAATACCTCAAGAAGAGCATGATGATACTGTATTAGTGGTTTCTGCGCATAGCTTACCAAAAGGGCTAATTGAAAGAAATAACGACCCATACCCAACAGAATTACATGAAACTGCCCAACTCCTTGAACAGAATACGCATATTAAACATGTTGCAGAAGGTTGGCAGTCTGAAGGTAATACAGGCACACCTTGGTTAGGACCTGATGTTCAATATTTAACGAAATCACTCTATGAGCAACACGGTTATAAACATTTTATATATACACCGGTTGGATTTGTGTGTGAACATTTAGAAGTATTATATGATAATGACTACGAATGTAAAGTAGTGTGTGATGAAATAGGTGCGAACTATTATCGTCCTGTAATGCCTAACACAGATCCTTTATTTATAGGCGCCATCGTTGAAGAAATTAAATCTGTCTATTAA
- a CDS encoding peptidylprolyl isomerase PrsA — MKSFKKVVLPLTASALLLGACGNNATDSKDNTLISSKAGNVKVEDVMNKMGDEQVANSSFSILLNKLLADKYKDKVDTKDIDKEIKKEQKQYGGKDQFESMLKQQKMSLDDYKEQKKLQAYQKELLNDKVKVSDKEIKDDTKKASHILIKVKENKDDKEGLSDKKAKAKAEEIQKKVSKDPDKFGEIAKEESKDTSSAKKNGSLGYVIKGQMDDKFEKALFKLKQGEVSKVIKTDYGYHIIKADKENDFKDEKSKLKSQILQQKVQKDPKLLTDAYKDLLKEYKVDYKDRDIKKAIENSILDPDKIKQQQQQQQQQQAMQQQGGGAASGGASGLSASQ; from the coding sequence ATGAAATCATTTAAAAAAGTCGTACTTCCATTAACTGCTAGTGCATTATTATTAGGCGCGTGTGGTAATAATGCTACAGATTCGAAAGATAACACACTCATTTCATCTAAAGCTGGTAATGTTAAAGTTGAAGATGTCATGAATAAAATGGGTGACGAACAAGTTGCAAATAGTTCTTTCTCAATCTTATTAAACAAATTATTAGCTGATAAATATAAAGATAAGGTTGATACAAAAGATATTGATAAAGAAATTAAGAAAGAACAAAAGCAATATGGTGGCAAAGATCAATTTGAAAGCATGTTAAAACAACAAAAAATGTCATTAGATGATTATAAGGAACAAAAGAAATTACAAGCGTATCAAAAAGAATTACTTAACGACAAAGTTAAAGTTTCAGACAAAGAAATCAAAGATGACACTAAAAAAGCATCACATATCTTAATTAAAGTAAAAGAAAACAAAGATGATAAAGAAGGTTTATCAGATAAAAAGGCTAAAGCCAAAGCTGAAGAAATTCAAAAGAAAGTTTCTAAAGACCCAGACAAATTTGGTGAAATTGCCAAAGAAGAATCTAAAGATACATCATCAGCTAAGAAAAATGGTAGTTTAGGTTATGTCATTAAAGGTCAAATGGATGACAAATTTGAAAAAGCTTTATTCAAGCTTAAGCAAGGTGAAGTTTCTAAAGTCATTAAGACAGATTACGGTTACCATATTATTAAAGCCGATAAAGAAAATGACTTTAAAGATGAAAAGAGCAAGCTAAAATCTCAAATCTTACAACAAAAAGTACAAAAAGATCCTAAACTGTTAACAGATGCATACAAAGATTTACTTAAAGAATATAAAGTAGATTATAAAGATAGAGATATTAAAAAAGCTATTGAAAATTCTATTCTTGACCCTGACAAAATCAAACAACAACAGCAACAGCAGCAACAACAACAAGCAATGCAACAACAAGGTGGAGGCGCCGCTTCAGGAGGAGCTTCAGGCCTATCAGCAAGTCAATAA